Proteins from a genomic interval of Prionailurus viverrinus isolate Anna chromosome F2, UM_Priviv_1.0, whole genome shotgun sequence:
- the CF2H8orf82 gene encoding UPF0598 protein C8orf82 homolog isoform X2 — protein sequence MWIIRARWAGSVAGAGAPVRELFLDDSKMKNFITCFKDPQFLVTFFSRLRPNHSGRYEASFPFLSPCGRERNFLRCEDRPVVFTHLLASGSGPPRLSYCGGGEALAVPFEPARLLPLAANGRLYHPAPERAGGVGLVRSALAFELSACFEYPPGAPALPSHVRWQGRRLALTMDLAPLLLAASRP from the exons ATGTGGATCATCAGGGCCAGGTGGGCCGGGAGCGTGGCCGGAGCGGGCGCACCGGTTAGAGAG CTTTTCCTGGATGACTCCAAAATGAAGAACTTCATCACCTGCTTCAAAG ACCCACAGTTCCTGGTCACCTTCTTCTCCCGCCTGAGACCCAACCACAGCGGTCGCTACGAggcctctttccccttcctctcgcCCTGCGGCAGAGAGCGCAATTTCCTGCGCTGCGAAGACCGGCCGGTGGTCTTCACGCACCTGCTGGCCTCGGGCTCCGGGCCCCCGCGTCTCTCCTATTGCGGCGGCGGTGAGGCCCTGGCCGTGCCCTTCGAGCCGGCGCGTCTGCTGCCTCTGGCCGCCAACGGCCGCCTCTACCACCCCGCGCCAGAGCGAGCGGGCGGCGTGGGTCTGGTGCGCTCCGCCCTAGCCTTCGAGCTTAGCGCCTGCTTCGAGTACCCGCCCGGCGCGCCCGCGCTGCCCTCACACGTGCGCTGGCAAGGCCGCCGCCTCGCCCTCACCATGGACCTGGCCCCGCTGCTGCTCGCCGCCTCGCGGCCCTGA
- the LRRC24 gene encoding leucine-rich repeat-containing protein 24 isoform X1: MAPGAPTLLLLWLLWFPGFPPRAAGCPAACRCYSATVECGALRLRVVPPGIPPGTQTLFLQDNSIASLEPGVLAPLAALRRLYLHNNSLRALEPGVFRAQSRLLELALTGNRLRGLRVGAFAGLAQLRALYLAGNQLVQLLDFTFLHLPRLQELHLQENSIELLEDQALAGLSSLALLDLSRNQLGTISREALQPLASLQVLRLTENPWRCDCALHWLGAWIKEGGQRLLSSRDKNIMCAEPPRLALQSLLDISGSSLICIPPSVHVEPLEVTANLGEDLRVACQASGYPQPLVTWRKVAQPREGQPRAQIQPEGGAPRPGGPGASDTGSGMLFLTNITLAHAGKYECEASNAGGAARVPFQLLVNLSQQQQLQLAPPPPPAAGPVSHEPLQEAGSMAFRALGLATQTAIAGAIALLTLTALLLATMICRRRRKRKKAPGLPGEGALFVNDYSDGPCTFAQLEELRDERGHEMFVIDRSKPLFAEGPTEAADGAATGPAQGLPLQPPAAYEIHC, translated from the exons ATGGCCCCGGGGGCGCCCACAttgctgctgctgtggctgctgtggTTCCCTGGCTTCCCGCCCCGCGCTGCCGGCTGCCCAGCCGCCTGCCGCTGCTACAGCGCCACGGTGGAGTGCGGCGCCCTGCGGCTTCGCGTCGTCCCGCCCGGAATCCCACCCGGGACGCAG ACGCTGTTCCTGCAGGACAACAGCATCGCGAGCCTGGAACCGGGCGTACTGGCGCCTCTCGCCGCCCTGCGCCGTCTCTACCTGCACAATAACAGCCTGCGCGCCCTGGAGCCAGGCGTCTTCCGCGCGCAGTCACGCCTGCTAGAGCTAGCGCTCACCGGCAACCGGCTACGCGGCTTGCGAGTTGGCGCTTTCGCGGGCCTGGCCCAGCTGCGTGCACTCTACCTGGCTGGTAACCAGCTAGTGCAGCTGCTGGATTTCACCTTCCTGCACCTACCG CGACTGCAGGAGCTGCACCTGCAGGAAAACAGCATTGAGCTGCTGGAGGACCAGGCCCTGGCTGGGCTTTCCTCACTAGCACTGCTGGACCTCAGCAGGAACCAACTGGGCACCATCAGTCGTGAGGCCCTACAGCCCCTGGCCAGCCTGCAGGTCCTGCGCCTCACAG AGAACCCATGGCGCTGTGACTGTGCCCTGCACTGGCTGGGAGCATGGATCAAGGAAGGGGGCCAGCGGCTGCTCAGCTCCAGGGACAAGAACATCATGTGTGCAGAGCCCCCGCGCCTGGCACTTCAAAGTCTCCTGGACATATCTGGCAGTAGCCTCATCTGCATCCCGCCCTCTGTACACGTGGAGCCGCTGGAGGTGACGGCCAACCTGGGTGAGGACCTGCGCGTTGCCTGCCAGGCTTCCGGCTACCCGCAGCCCCTGGTGACCTGGAGAAAGGTGGCCCAGCCTCGTGAAGGGCAGCCACGGGCCCAGATCCAGCCAGAAGGCGGGGCACCGCGCCCAGGCGGGCCCGGCGCCTCTGACACGGGCAGCGGCATGCTCTTCCTCACCAACATCACCCTGGCCCACGCTGGAAAGTACGAGTGCGAGGCCTCCAACGCCGGCGGCGCCGCCCGCGTGCCCTTCCAGCTCCTGGTCAACCTgtcccagcagcagcagctgcagctGGCGCCCCCGCCGCCTCCGGCCGCCGGCCCCGTCAGCCACGAGCCCCTGCAAGAGGCCGGCAGCATGGCCTTCCGCGCCCTGGGCCTGGCCACCCAGACGGCCATCGCGGGCGCCATCGCGCTCCTTACGCTCACGGCGCTGCTGCTGGCGACCATGATCTGCCGCCGGCGGCGCAAGAGAAAAAAGGCGCCGGGACTGCCGGGGGAGGGCGCGCTGTTCGTCAACGACTATTCGGACGGGCCCTGCACCTTCGCGCAGCTCGAGGAGCTCCGCGACGAGCGAGGCCACGAGATGTTCGTCATCGACCGTTCCAAGCCACTCTTCGCCGAGGGCCCGACGGAGGCTGCCGATGGCGCAGCAACCGGGCCGGCGCAGGGCCTCCCGCTGCAGCCGCCGGCAGCCTACGAGATCCACTGCTGA
- the LRRC24 gene encoding leucine-rich repeat-containing protein 24 isoform X3 yields MAPGAPTLLLLWLLWFPGFPPRAAGCPAACRCYSATVECGALRLRVVPPGIPPGTQRLQELHLQENSIELLEDQALAGLSSLALLDLSRNQLGTISREALQPLASLQVLRLTENPWRCDCALHWLGAWIKEGGQRLLSSRDKNIMCAEPPRLALQSLLDISGSSLICIPPSVHVEPLEVTANLGEDLRVACQASGYPQPLVTWRKVAQPREGQPRAQIQPEGGAPRPGGPGASDTGSGMLFLTNITLAHAGKYECEASNAGGAARVPFQLLVNLSQQQQLQLAPPPPPAAGPVSHEPLQEAGSMAFRALGLATQTAIAGAIALLTLTALLLATMICRRRRKRKKAPGLPGEGALFVNDYSDGPCTFAQLEELRDERGHEMFVIDRSKPLFAEGPTEAADGAATGPAQGLPLQPPAAYEIHC; encoded by the exons ATGGCCCCGGGGGCGCCCACAttgctgctgctgtggctgctgtggTTCCCTGGCTTCCCGCCCCGCGCTGCCGGCTGCCCAGCCGCCTGCCGCTGCTACAGCGCCACGGTGGAGTGCGGCGCCCTGCGGCTTCGCGTCGTCCCGCCCGGAATCCCACCCGGGACGCAG CGACTGCAGGAGCTGCACCTGCAGGAAAACAGCATTGAGCTGCTGGAGGACCAGGCCCTGGCTGGGCTTTCCTCACTAGCACTGCTGGACCTCAGCAGGAACCAACTGGGCACCATCAGTCGTGAGGCCCTACAGCCCCTGGCCAGCCTGCAGGTCCTGCGCCTCACAG AGAACCCATGGCGCTGTGACTGTGCCCTGCACTGGCTGGGAGCATGGATCAAGGAAGGGGGCCAGCGGCTGCTCAGCTCCAGGGACAAGAACATCATGTGTGCAGAGCCCCCGCGCCTGGCACTTCAAAGTCTCCTGGACATATCTGGCAGTAGCCTCATCTGCATCCCGCCCTCTGTACACGTGGAGCCGCTGGAGGTGACGGCCAACCTGGGTGAGGACCTGCGCGTTGCCTGCCAGGCTTCCGGCTACCCGCAGCCCCTGGTGACCTGGAGAAAGGTGGCCCAGCCTCGTGAAGGGCAGCCACGGGCCCAGATCCAGCCAGAAGGCGGGGCACCGCGCCCAGGCGGGCCCGGCGCCTCTGACACGGGCAGCGGCATGCTCTTCCTCACCAACATCACCCTGGCCCACGCTGGAAAGTACGAGTGCGAGGCCTCCAACGCCGGCGGCGCCGCCCGCGTGCCCTTCCAGCTCCTGGTCAACCTgtcccagcagcagcagctgcagctGGCGCCCCCGCCGCCTCCGGCCGCCGGCCCCGTCAGCCACGAGCCCCTGCAAGAGGCCGGCAGCATGGCCTTCCGCGCCCTGGGCCTGGCCACCCAGACGGCCATCGCGGGCGCCATCGCGCTCCTTACGCTCACGGCGCTGCTGCTGGCGACCATGATCTGCCGCCGGCGGCGCAAGAGAAAAAAGGCGCCGGGACTGCCGGGGGAGGGCGCGCTGTTCGTCAACGACTATTCGGACGGGCCCTGCACCTTCGCGCAGCTCGAGGAGCTCCGCGACGAGCGAGGCCACGAGATGTTCGTCATCGACCGTTCCAAGCCACTCTTCGCCGAGGGCCCGACGGAGGCTGCCGATGGCGCAGCAACCGGGCCGGCGCAGGGCCTCCCGCTGCAGCCGCCGGCAGCCTACGAGATCCACTGCTGA
- the LRRC24 gene encoding leucine-rich repeat-containing protein 24 isoform X2, translating to MAPGAPTLLLLWLLWFPGFPPRAAGCPAACRCYSATVECGALRLRVVPPGIPPGTQTLFLQDNSIASLEPGVLAPLAALRRLYLHNNSLRALEPGVFRAQSRLLELALTGNRLRGLRVGAFAGLAQLRALYLAGNQLVQLLDFTFLHLPELHLQENSIELLEDQALAGLSSLALLDLSRNQLGTISREALQPLASLQVLRLTENPWRCDCALHWLGAWIKEGGQRLLSSRDKNIMCAEPPRLALQSLLDISGSSLICIPPSVHVEPLEVTANLGEDLRVACQASGYPQPLVTWRKVAQPREGQPRAQIQPEGGAPRPGGPGASDTGSGMLFLTNITLAHAGKYECEASNAGGAARVPFQLLVNLSQQQQLQLAPPPPPAAGPVSHEPLQEAGSMAFRALGLATQTAIAGAIALLTLTALLLATMICRRRRKRKKAPGLPGEGALFVNDYSDGPCTFAQLEELRDERGHEMFVIDRSKPLFAEGPTEAADGAATGPAQGLPLQPPAAYEIHC from the exons ATGGCCCCGGGGGCGCCCACAttgctgctgctgtggctgctgtggTTCCCTGGCTTCCCGCCCCGCGCTGCCGGCTGCCCAGCCGCCTGCCGCTGCTACAGCGCCACGGTGGAGTGCGGCGCCCTGCGGCTTCGCGTCGTCCCGCCCGGAATCCCACCCGGGACGCAG ACGCTGTTCCTGCAGGACAACAGCATCGCGAGCCTGGAACCGGGCGTACTGGCGCCTCTCGCCGCCCTGCGCCGTCTCTACCTGCACAATAACAGCCTGCGCGCCCTGGAGCCAGGCGTCTTCCGCGCGCAGTCACGCCTGCTAGAGCTAGCGCTCACCGGCAACCGGCTACGCGGCTTGCGAGTTGGCGCTTTCGCGGGCCTGGCCCAGCTGCGTGCACTCTACCTGGCTGGTAACCAGCTAGTGCAGCTGCTGGATTTCACCTTCCTGCACCTACCG GAGCTGCACCTGCAGGAAAACAGCATTGAGCTGCTGGAGGACCAGGCCCTGGCTGGGCTTTCCTCACTAGCACTGCTGGACCTCAGCAGGAACCAACTGGGCACCATCAGTCGTGAGGCCCTACAGCCCCTGGCCAGCCTGCAGGTCCTGCGCCTCACAG AGAACCCATGGCGCTGTGACTGTGCCCTGCACTGGCTGGGAGCATGGATCAAGGAAGGGGGCCAGCGGCTGCTCAGCTCCAGGGACAAGAACATCATGTGTGCAGAGCCCCCGCGCCTGGCACTTCAAAGTCTCCTGGACATATCTGGCAGTAGCCTCATCTGCATCCCGCCCTCTGTACACGTGGAGCCGCTGGAGGTGACGGCCAACCTGGGTGAGGACCTGCGCGTTGCCTGCCAGGCTTCCGGCTACCCGCAGCCCCTGGTGACCTGGAGAAAGGTGGCCCAGCCTCGTGAAGGGCAGCCACGGGCCCAGATCCAGCCAGAAGGCGGGGCACCGCGCCCAGGCGGGCCCGGCGCCTCTGACACGGGCAGCGGCATGCTCTTCCTCACCAACATCACCCTGGCCCACGCTGGAAAGTACGAGTGCGAGGCCTCCAACGCCGGCGGCGCCGCCCGCGTGCCCTTCCAGCTCCTGGTCAACCTgtcccagcagcagcagctgcagctGGCGCCCCCGCCGCCTCCGGCCGCCGGCCCCGTCAGCCACGAGCCCCTGCAAGAGGCCGGCAGCATGGCCTTCCGCGCCCTGGGCCTGGCCACCCAGACGGCCATCGCGGGCGCCATCGCGCTCCTTACGCTCACGGCGCTGCTGCTGGCGACCATGATCTGCCGCCGGCGGCGCAAGAGAAAAAAGGCGCCGGGACTGCCGGGGGAGGGCGCGCTGTTCGTCAACGACTATTCGGACGGGCCCTGCACCTTCGCGCAGCTCGAGGAGCTCCGCGACGAGCGAGGCCACGAGATGTTCGTCATCGACCGTTCCAAGCCACTCTTCGCCGAGGGCCCGACGGAGGCTGCCGATGGCGCAGCAACCGGGCCGGCGCAGGGCCTCCCGCTGCAGCCGCCGGCAGCCTACGAGATCCACTGCTGA
- the CF2H8orf82 gene encoding UPF0598 protein C8orf82 homolog isoform X1, translating into MWRACRARRPCAVVLARSPGTRACGGGGGVSYTQGQTPEPQTREYFYYVDHQGQLFLDDSKMKNFITCFKDPQFLVTFFSRLRPNHSGRYEASFPFLSPCGRERNFLRCEDRPVVFTHLLASGSGPPRLSYCGGGEALAVPFEPARLLPLAANGRLYHPAPERAGGVGLVRSALAFELSACFEYPPGAPALPSHVRWQGRRLALTMDLAPLLLAASRP; encoded by the exons ATGTGGAGGGCATGCAGGGCGCGGCGGCCCTGCGCCGTGGTCTTGGCGCGGTCCCCGGGGACCCGGGCctgcggcgggggcgggggcgtcTCCTACACGCAGGGCCAGACCCCAGAGCCCCAGACGCGAGAGTATTTTTATTATGTGGATCATCAGGGCCAG CTTTTCCTGGATGACTCCAAAATGAAGAACTTCATCACCTGCTTCAAAG ACCCACAGTTCCTGGTCACCTTCTTCTCCCGCCTGAGACCCAACCACAGCGGTCGCTACGAggcctctttccccttcctctcgcCCTGCGGCAGAGAGCGCAATTTCCTGCGCTGCGAAGACCGGCCGGTGGTCTTCACGCACCTGCTGGCCTCGGGCTCCGGGCCCCCGCGTCTCTCCTATTGCGGCGGCGGTGAGGCCCTGGCCGTGCCCTTCGAGCCGGCGCGTCTGCTGCCTCTGGCCGCCAACGGCCGCCTCTACCACCCCGCGCCAGAGCGAGCGGGCGGCGTGGGTCTGGTGCGCTCCGCCCTAGCCTTCGAGCTTAGCGCCTGCTTCGAGTACCCGCCCGGCGCGCCCGCGCTGCCCTCACACGTGCGCTGGCAAGGCCGCCGCCTCGCCCTCACCATGGACCTGGCCCCGCTGCTGCTCGCCGCCTCGCGGCCCTGA